One part of the Phragmites australis chromosome 3, lpPhrAust1.1, whole genome shotgun sequence genome encodes these proteins:
- the LOC133912113 gene encoding probable BOI-related E3 ubiquitin-protein ligase 2, which produces MAFFSHHHLQQPPPQQQPVHPSLRNALPVPVPVDGQIPAPLAFFNPPAAFPEQAAQAPLVDALGLAGRGWRQPREQELLGENSQMSSIDFLQTGSAVSTGLALSLEDRRHGGGGGAGNSSGDSPLLLLPMLDADISREVQRLDADMDQFIKAQSERLRQTILEKVQAKQFEALASVEDKILRKIRDKEVEVETINKRNSELEDQIKQLAVEVGAWQQRAKYNESMISALKYNLEQVCAHQSKDFKEGCGDSEVDDTSSCCNGGAVNLQLMTKENMQPKDLTACRVCKSSEACMLLLPCRHLCLCKECESKLSFCPLCQSSKILGMEIYM; this is translated from the exons ATGGCCTTTTTCTCCCACCACCATCttcagcagccgccgccgcagcagcagccggtGCATCCTTCCTTAAG GAACGCGctgccggtgccggtgccggtggATGGCCAGATCCCGGCGCCGCTCGCCTTCTTCAACCCTCCGGCCGCCTTCCCGGAGCAGGCCGCGCAGGCACCGC TGGTGGACGCGTTGGGGCTGGCGGGACGGGGATGGAGGCAGCCGAGGGAGCAGGAGCTGTTAGGGGAGAACTCCCAGATGTCGTCCATCGATTTCCTGCAGACGGGCTCGGCGGTGTCGACGGGGCTGGCGCTGTCTCTGGAGGACCGGCgccacggcggcggtggcggggctGGGAACTCCTCGGGTGATTCGCCGCTGCTCCTGCTGCCGATGCTGGATGCCGACATCTCCCGTGAGGTCCAGCGGCTTGATGCTGATATGGACCAGTTCATCAAAGCCCAG AGCGAACGGTTGAGGCAGACTATATTGGAGAAAGTTCAGGCAAAGCAGTTCGAGGCACTGGCCTCAGTTGAGGACAAGATACTCCGAAAAATACGGGATAAAGAGGTGGAAGTGGAGACCATTAACAAAAGGAACTCTGAACTTGAGGACCAGATTAAGCAGTTGGCAGTGGAAGTTGGTGCTTGGCAGCAAAGGGCCAAGTACAATGAGAGCATGATCAGTGCACTCAAGTACAACTTGGAACAGGTATGTGCCCATCAGAGCAAGGATTTCAAGGAAGGCTGTGGTGATAGCGAGGTAGATGACACGTCATCCTGTTGCAATGGTGGGGCTGTCAATTTGCAACTGATGACGAAGGAGAACATGCAACCGAAGGATTTGACGGCCTGCAGGGTCTGTAAATCAAGCGAGGCGTGCATGCTCTTGCTGCCTTGTCGGCATCTTTGCCTATGCAAAGAGTGCGAGAGCAAGCTGAGCTTCTGCCCCCTGTGCCAGTCCTCGAAGATACTGGGCATGGAGATATATATGTAG